In Aristaeella hokkaidonensis, the following are encoded in one genomic region:
- a CDS encoding CobW family GTP-binding protein, translated as MVKVNVISGFLGAGKTTLIKKLLTGRLRNEKVVLLENEYGEIGIDGGFMKDAGITVTELNAGCICCTLAGDFQAAVDQLIDTYHPDRILVEPTGVGKLSEILSAVEKAKERHSDIETGGSATVVDAGKCRMYMKNFGEFFLDQVKSASTVIFSRTQLLDAARVEKSRQLIAEAHPDARIITTPWDDMEPDFMLDVIENGKPIWFAPLEDDDDDDDEDEHEHHHHHHDHDDDDEDEHEHHHHHHDDDDDDDDDDEHEHHHHHHDHDDDDDDHDHEHHHHEHGEGCTCGCHDHDHHHHHHHHGDGHDADEVFGNIGLETAQRYEQEEIRSILEKLSDEEEYGKVLRAKGILQNAAGSWFQFDYVPGEIDMRDGSADYTGRLCVIGADLNEKALTELFHL; from the coding sequence ATGGTCAAAGTAAACGTTATCTCCGGTTTCCTGGGAGCCGGTAAAACGACGCTGATTAAAAAACTGCTGACCGGCCGCCTCCGGAATGAGAAGGTCGTACTGCTGGAAAATGAATACGGCGAGATTGGTATTGACGGCGGTTTCATGAAGGACGCCGGCATCACCGTGACTGAGCTGAACGCGGGCTGCATCTGCTGCACCCTGGCCGGAGACTTCCAGGCCGCGGTGGACCAGCTGATCGACACCTATCATCCGGACCGCATCCTGGTGGAGCCCACCGGCGTAGGCAAGCTGAGCGAAATCCTGTCCGCTGTCGAAAAGGCCAAGGAGCGCCACTCCGACATCGAGACCGGCGGCAGCGCCACCGTCGTGGACGCCGGCAAGTGCCGGATGTATATGAAAAACTTCGGCGAATTCTTCCTGGACCAGGTAAAGAGCGCCTCCACGGTGATCTTCAGCCGCACCCAGCTGCTGGACGCCGCCCGGGTGGAAAAGAGCCGCCAGCTGATTGCCGAAGCGCATCCCGACGCCCGGATCATCACCACCCCCTGGGATGACATGGAACCGGATTTCATGCTGGACGTGATCGAGAACGGCAAGCCCATCTGGTTCGCTCCGCTGGAAGATGACGATGATGACGACGATGAGGACGAGCACGAGCATCATCACCATCACCACGATCATGACGACGACGATGAGGATGAGCACGAACATCATCACCACCATCACGACGATGATGACGATGATGACGATGACGATGAACACGAGCATCATCACCATCACCACGATCATGACGATGACGACGATGATCACGATCATGAGCATCACCATCATGAGCACGGCGAAGGCTGCACCTGCGGCTGCCACGACCATGACCACCATCATCACCATCACCACCACGGCGACGGCCATGACGCGGATGAAGTGTTCGGCAACATCGGCCTGGAGACCGCGCAGCGGTATGAGCAGGAGGAAATCCGTTCCATCCTGGAGAAGCTTTCCGACGAAGAGGAATACGGCAAGGTGCTGCGGGCCAAGGGTATCCTGCAGAACGCGGCAGGCAGCTGGTTCCAGTTTGACTATGTACCCGGCGAAATCGATATGCGCGACGGCAGCGCGGACTATACCGGCCGCCTGTGCGTGATCGGCGCCGACCTGAACGAAAAAGCGCTGACGGAGTTGTTTCATTTATGA
- a CDS encoding TIGR03943 family putative permease subunit, with protein MIRRFVPVYLITGFIESGKTTLGLTVLGNERFTNGGRVLILCCEEGETEWDDDSLDKYKGVLVNLDNKDELTTSKLADLDREIEPTCVIMEYNTMWGLEKLDEITLPRLWDWAQVVTTADATTFDNYMNNMRKLLTDPMKTADMIYVNRCGENFNKSSWRRQLRAMNSAATIMFENLDGTVDDGITDEDLPYDMKADVIRISEEQFGLFYVDSMEHPERYDGKVVSLVGQAWKRREFPKGFYYFAREAMTCCANDVAPCGWVCKGERTPDNKTYFTLTARCKMVQGPDGQTALMLNELKCERAKTPREPMVNFVNL; from the coding sequence ATGATCAGGAGATTTGTTCCGGTTTATCTGATCACCGGTTTCATTGAAAGCGGCAAAACCACCCTGGGACTGACGGTCCTGGGCAACGAACGCTTTACCAACGGCGGCCGGGTGCTGATCCTGTGCTGCGAGGAAGGCGAAACCGAGTGGGACGATGACAGCCTCGACAAGTACAAGGGTGTGCTGGTGAACCTGGATAACAAGGACGAGCTGACCACCTCAAAACTCGCGGACCTGGACCGGGAGATTGAGCCAACCTGCGTCATCATGGAGTACAACACCATGTGGGGTCTGGAAAAGCTGGACGAGATCACCCTGCCCCGCCTGTGGGACTGGGCACAGGTGGTCACCACGGCTGATGCCACCACCTTTGACAACTACATGAACAACATGCGCAAACTCCTCACCGATCCGATGAAGACCGCGGACATGATCTATGTCAACCGCTGCGGGGAGAACTTCAACAAGAGCTCCTGGCGCCGGCAGCTGCGCGCCATGAACAGCGCCGCCACGATCATGTTTGAGAACCTGGACGGCACGGTGGACGACGGCATCACGGACGAGGATCTGCCCTATGACATGAAGGCGGACGTGATCCGGATTTCCGAGGAGCAGTTCGGCCTGTTCTATGTGGACAGCATGGAGCATCCGGAGCGCTACGACGGCAAAGTGGTTTCCCTTGTGGGTCAGGCCTGGAAGCGTCGGGAATTCCCCAAGGGCTTCTACTATTTCGCCCGGGAGGCCATGACCTGCTGCGCCAACGACGTGGCGCCCTGCGGCTGGGTCTGCAAGGGAGAGCGCACCCCGGACAACAAGACCTACTTCACCCTGACCGCCCGCTGCAAGATGGTGCAGGGGCCGGACGGACAAACCGCCCTGATGCTGAACGAGCTGAAGTGCGAACGGGCCAAGACGCCCCGGGAACCCATGGTCAATTTCGTCAATCTCTGA
- a CDS encoding DegV family protein: MWHLVADSACDLYQLEGTEGKMDFATIPFSIRIGGKEYVDDENMPVSEMLEANETHDEMAQTACPSPEAWREKFSAPGPVIAFTISGALSGCYNSACLGRDMLLEDEPDKQIIIIDTKATGPEEAMLIWRARDLILAGKSFEEIEKDLNETANRIHTCFALASYHNLIKSGRVGRLIGFIAGHLGFWGIGAGDEKGEIVIRGKARGSKGMVRFLVEEITRVGLAGKQIVISHCQNLKDAEALKAALEAAHAGIQVLIQATRGLDSFYAERSGLIIGY; this comes from the coding sequence ATGTGGCATCTGGTTGCTGATTCTGCCTGTGATCTGTATCAGCTGGAAGGAACGGAAGGTAAAATGGATTTCGCCACGATTCCGTTCTCCATCCGGATCGGCGGCAAGGAATATGTTGACGATGAGAATATGCCGGTTTCCGAAATGCTGGAAGCCAATGAAACCCATGATGAAATGGCGCAGACCGCCTGTCCTTCCCCGGAAGCCTGGCGGGAGAAGTTTTCCGCGCCCGGTCCCGTGATTGCCTTCACCATCTCCGGCGCCCTGTCCGGCTGCTACAACAGCGCCTGCCTCGGCCGGGATATGCTCCTGGAGGATGAACCGGACAAGCAGATTATCATCATCGATACCAAGGCCACCGGCCCCGAAGAGGCCATGCTGATCTGGCGTGCCCGGGACCTGATCCTCGCGGGGAAATCCTTCGAGGAAATCGAAAAAGACCTGAACGAGACCGCGAACAGGATTCATACCTGCTTCGCACTGGCCTCCTACCATAACCTGATCAAGTCCGGCCGGGTCGGCCGCCTGATTGGTTTCATTGCCGGTCACCTGGGTTTCTGGGGCATCGGTGCCGGAGATGAAAAAGGTGAAATTGTCATCCGTGGCAAAGCCCGGGGCAGCAAAGGCATGGTTCGCTTCCTGGTGGAGGAAATCACCCGGGTCGGTCTTGCCGGAAAGCAGATTGTCATCAGCCACTGCCAGAACCTGAAGGACGCCGAAGCGCTGAAGGCCGCGCTGGAAGCCGCCCATGCCGGCATCCAGGTGCTCATTCAGGCCACCCGCGGCCTGGACAGCTTCTACGCTGAAAGAAGCGGACTGATCATCGGCTATTGA
- a CDS encoding sigma-70 family RNA polymerase sigma factor, protein MSIVMGPDTATDRDQKLISLVDRYQEPLLRMCCLYLRDRSLAEDAVQETFIKAYQALDSFRGESSEKTWLMRIAMHICCDINRTGWFRFMNREITPEMFVDQAAPPLEERDEELAAAVMKLPRRLREVILLYYYQGMNVNEIADALNLSHSSVSGRLKRGREKLKNMLEGRELDE, encoded by the coding sequence GTGAGCATTGTTATGGGCCCTGACACTGCCACGGATCGCGATCAGAAACTGATCAGCCTGGTGGACCGGTATCAGGAGCCGCTGCTGCGTATGTGCTGCCTTTACCTCCGTGACCGGTCCCTGGCGGAAGACGCCGTTCAGGAAACCTTTATAAAAGCCTACCAGGCACTGGATTCCTTCCGGGGAGAAAGCAGTGAGAAAACCTGGCTGATGAGAATCGCCATGCATATCTGCTGTGATATCAACCGCACCGGCTGGTTCCGGTTCATGAACCGGGAAATCACTCCGGAAATGTTCGTTGATCAGGCCGCTCCTCCGCTTGAGGAGCGCGATGAAGAGCTGGCAGCCGCCGTTATGAAGCTGCCGCGCAGGCTGCGCGAAGTCATCCTCCTTTACTACTATCAGGGAATGAATGTTAACGAGATTGCAGACGCGCTGAACCTCTCCCATTCCTCCGTATCGGGAAGACTGAAACGGGGACGGGAGAAGCTGAAAAACATGCTGGAAGGGAGAGAATTGGATGAGTGA
- a CDS encoding RNA polymerase sigma factor has protein sequence MDALTFQAEIRRIEKLLYRIAWSYMGSNADAEDAVQDALIKAWEKRDSLRDLKQFRPWMARILTNQCKDLLRTRKKWSFCPLEEAAAQEAEPAEPVSPVFDAVKKLKPELSLLVTLHYVDGCSMQDLADDLGIPVSTVKTRLRSARKQIGRTLLVEWEEAEK, from the coding sequence GTGGATGCTTTGACGTTTCAGGCGGAAATCAGGCGGATTGAGAAGCTGTTATACCGCATCGCCTGGTCCTACATGGGCAGCAATGCCGACGCCGAGGATGCGGTACAGGATGCATTGATCAAAGCCTGGGAGAAACGGGATTCCCTGCGGGATCTGAAACAGTTCAGACCGTGGATGGCCCGGATTCTCACCAACCAGTGCAAGGATCTGCTGCGCACGCGCAAAAAATGGAGTTTCTGCCCCCTGGAGGAAGCCGCCGCGCAGGAAGCGGAACCGGCCGAGCCGGTCTCCCCTGTGTTTGACGCGGTGAAAAAACTGAAACCGGAGCTCAGCCTGCTTGTCACGCTTCATTATGTGGACGGCTGCTCTATGCAGGACCTGGCGGACGACCTGGGAATCCCGGTCAGTACCGTCAAGACCCGATTGAGAAGCGCACGGAAGCAGATAGGCAGAACACTCCTCGTGGAATGGGAGGAGGCGGAAAAATGA
- a CDS encoding peptidylprolyl isomerase: protein MRKKALLALMMAAILLLSGCALIKKDQAVDDATEIIRMGDQVITKKEVLAQAEQELYDQYSMYSMFGYSYDVSDPENIEAAKNSAVDTLKTSLALTAKAKELGLDQLSDEELESVKTTAQANLDSVIASAKAYVEGGSEMDETALAEAAAKMAEDAGYTLDAYIAQGTTDAISAKLKEYAVKDVAVTDEEIQAEYDSRVESHKSTYSESAGTWASAANNNSTLYYTPAGVRRVKQILIKFKDEDKTAIDDAKTKLNDANTAVTTAQAKVDAAQGTVDTEGISDEDKAKAEETLSAAKQELEDADKALLAANQAVTEATDKAFANIDEKADAVLAQLAEEGADWQKIMDENNEDEGMKDNEKGYAVATGMTNFDAAFVDAAMALEKIGDISPKTKGSYGYYIIRYESDEAEGPVALDAVKETLSSSLLTTKQNDAYEATKAQWVDEAGIKVDLNALKD from the coding sequence ATGCGTAAAAAAGCTCTTCTTGCCCTGATGATGGCCGCAATTCTGCTGCTGAGCGGCTGCGCCCTGATCAAAAAGGATCAGGCTGTTGATGATGCTACCGAGATTATCCGGATGGGTGACCAGGTGATCACCAAGAAGGAAGTCCTGGCCCAGGCTGAACAGGAACTGTATGATCAGTACTCCATGTATTCCATGTTCGGCTATTCCTACGACGTGTCTGATCCCGAGAACATCGAGGCCGCGAAGAACTCCGCCGTCGATACCCTGAAAACAAGCCTGGCTCTGACCGCCAAGGCCAAGGAACTGGGACTGGATCAGCTGAGCGATGAAGAGCTGGAATCTGTCAAGACCACTGCCCAGGCAAACCTGGACAGCGTCATCGCATCCGCCAAGGCTTATGTTGAAGGCGGAAGCGAAATGGATGAAACCGCTCTTGCCGAAGCCGCCGCAAAGATGGCTGAAGACGCCGGCTACACTCTCGACGCGTATATCGCCCAGGGTACCACCGATGCCATTTCCGCCAAGCTGAAGGAATACGCCGTGAAGGACGTTGCGGTCACGGATGAAGAAATCCAGGCCGAGTACGACAGCCGCGTGGAATCCCACAAATCCACCTACAGCGAAAGCGCCGGCACCTGGGCTTCCGCCGCGAACAACAACTCCACCCTGTACTACACTCCCGCCGGTGTACGCCGCGTGAAGCAGATCCTCATCAAGTTCAAGGATGAAGACAAGACCGCGATCGACGACGCCAAGACCAAGCTGAACGACGCCAACACCGCCGTCACCACCGCCCAGGCCAAGGTTGACGCTGCCCAGGGCACCGTGGATACCGAAGGCATCTCCGATGAAGACAAAGCCAAGGCTGAAGAAACCCTGTCCGCCGCGAAGCAGGAACTGGAAGATGCTGACAAGGCCCTGCTGGCCGCCAACCAGGCTGTGACCGAGGCTACCGATAAGGCCTTCGCGAACATCGATGAAAAGGCCGACGCCGTGCTGGCCCAGCTGGCTGAAGAAGGCGCCGACTGGCAGAAGATCATGGACGAAAACAACGAAGACGAAGGCATGAAGGATAACGAGAAGGGCTACGCCGTAGCCACCGGAATGACCAACTTCGACGCCGCCTTTGTGGATGCCGCCATGGCCCTGGAAAAGATCGGCGACATTTCTCCCAAGACCAAGGGCAGCTACGGATACTACATCATCCGCTATGAAAGCGATGAGGCCGAAGGCCCCGTTGCCCTGGATGCTGTAAAGGAAACCCTTTCCTCCTCCCTGCTGACAACGAAGCAGAACGACGCCTACGAAGCCACCAAGGCTCAGTGGGTGGACGAAGCCGGCATCAAGGTTGACCTGAATGCCCTGAAAGACTGA
- a CDS encoding DUF975 family protein, which yields MFYPSGIFRMKARAVLKDHWQTALLIALIVNLPTLLMQGFSAFTGNDLIPRLNSVLVSASRDGLLPQEQLLKEIDVILGSTSFWTMRGLELLAWLITPCLTLGMYRWLLNRVRGLEDPVSTVLCRMNQFFRAIGLQLLIILKVLLWMLPGIAVSVYLLLPVYQSGDVSVQLAALQRSYNMTLPVLLLIAVPGVMAALRYSLSEYIMADEPQTRILTCIRHSKELMKDKKKDLFFLLVGFLLWYMLELLISSMLSGVLGLVFQMLAGLAISVYMSCSIAVFYLFLESGEKTPKEPEPEELN from the coding sequence ATGTTTTACCCCTCCGGAATATTCCGCATGAAAGCCCGCGCTGTGCTGAAGGACCACTGGCAGACGGCGCTGCTGATCGCGCTGATTGTGAACCTGCCCACGCTGTTGATGCAGGGCTTTTCTGCCTTTACCGGCAATGACCTGATTCCCCGGCTGAACAGCGTTCTCGTGTCCGCTTCCCGGGATGGCCTCCTGCCCCAGGAGCAGCTGCTAAAGGAGATTGACGTTATCCTCGGCAGTACCAGTTTCTGGACTATGCGGGGACTGGAACTGCTCGCCTGGCTGATCACCCCCTGCCTGACCCTGGGCATGTACCGGTGGCTGCTGAACCGCGTACGCGGCCTGGAAGACCCGGTAAGCACCGTGCTGTGCCGGATGAACCAGTTCTTCCGTGCCATCGGCCTGCAGCTGCTGATCATCCTGAAGGTGCTGCTGTGGATGCTTCCCGGGATCGCGGTATCCGTATACCTGCTGCTGCCTGTTTATCAGTCCGGGGACGTGAGCGTCCAGCTGGCCGCCCTGCAGCGCAGCTACAACATGACCCTGCCGGTTCTGCTCCTGATCGCCGTTCCCGGCGTCATGGCCGCCCTGCGTTACTCCCTGTCGGAGTACATCATGGCGGATGAGCCCCAGACCCGCATCCTCACCTGCATCCGCCACAGCAAAGAGCTGATGAAGGATAAGAAGAAGGATCTGTTCTTCCTGCTGGTCGGCTTCCTCCTGTGGTACATGCTGGAGCTGCTGATCTCCTCCATGCTCAGTGGCGTTCTCGGCCTGGTCTTCCAGATGCTGGCCGGCCTGGCCATCAGCGTCTATATGAGCTGCTCCATCGCCGTGTTCTACCTCTTCCTGGAGAGCGGCGAGAAAACGCCGAAGGAACCCGAACCTGAAGAATTGAATTAA
- a CDS encoding 2-isopropylmalate synthase — MLSFDNTVNLLMQSKYRYSLQDVAEPNLYREIYDYDHVPKVAFNLRHVPMQMPDHIWMTDTTFRDGQQSVSPFTPEQILHLFKLMSRLGGPNGMVRQSEFFLYTENDQKALHLCQDAGLKFPEITTWIRANEKDFELVKQAGVAETGVLVSCSDYHIFNKMHLTRKQAMDKYLGIVKAALEYGIRPRCHFEDITRADFYGFVVPFAGALMDLSRESGIPIKIRACDTMGYGVSYPGTALPRSVQGIIYGLRHYAEVPSEQLEWHGHNDFYKVVSNAATAWLHGCSSINCSLLGIGERTGNCPLEAMAIEYQSLRGDDGGMDLTAITEIADYMEREIGLEISPRQPFVGRHFNVTRAGIHADGMLKDEEIYNIFNTAKLLNRPASVAVDSRGGTASIAHWLNNYFRLTGDNTIDKNDPLIVNMRARVDDLYAKGRNTVMGDEELEVMVRRCDQNRYEKLLFHKSK; from the coding sequence ATGCTGAGTTTTGACAACACCGTGAACCTGCTGATGCAGTCCAAGTACCGTTACAGCCTGCAGGATGTTGCGGAGCCGAACCTGTACAGGGAAATCTATGACTACGACCATGTGCCGAAGGTTGCCTTCAACCTCCGTCATGTTCCCATGCAAATGCCCGATCATATCTGGATGACCGACACCACCTTCCGTGACGGCCAGCAGAGCGTCAGCCCCTTCACGCCGGAACAGATCCTGCACCTCTTCAAGCTCATGAGCCGCCTGGGCGGCCCCAACGGCATGGTGCGCCAGAGCGAGTTCTTCCTTTATACGGAGAATGACCAGAAGGCGCTGCACCTGTGCCAGGATGCGGGACTGAAGTTCCCGGAGATCACCACCTGGATCCGGGCCAATGAAAAGGATTTTGAACTGGTCAAACAGGCCGGCGTCGCCGAAACAGGCGTGCTGGTTTCCTGCAGCGACTATCATATTTTCAACAAGATGCACCTGACCCGTAAGCAGGCCATGGACAAGTACCTGGGCATCGTCAAAGCCGCCCTGGAATACGGCATCCGTCCCCGCTGCCACTTCGAGGATATCACCCGGGCCGACTTCTACGGCTTCGTGGTGCCCTTCGCCGGCGCCCTGATGGACCTGAGCCGTGAGAGCGGTATCCCGATCAAGATCCGCGCCTGCGACACCATGGGTTACGGCGTCAGCTATCCCGGTACCGCACTGCCCCGCAGCGTGCAGGGTATCATCTACGGTCTGCGGCATTATGCCGAAGTGCCCTCCGAACAGCTGGAGTGGCACGGCCACAACGACTTCTACAAAGTGGTTTCCAACGCCGCCACCGCCTGGCTGCACGGATGCAGCAGCATCAACTGCAGCCTGCTGGGTATCGGCGAGCGCACAGGCAACTGCCCGCTGGAAGCCATGGCGATTGAATACCAGAGCCTGCGCGGCGACGACGGCGGCATGGACCTGACCGCCATCACCGAGATCGCGGACTACATGGAGCGGGAGATCGGCCTGGAAATCAGCCCGCGGCAGCCCTTCGTCGGCCGTCACTTCAACGTGACCCGCGCCGGTATCCATGCTGACGGCATGCTGAAGGACGAGGAAATCTACAACATCTTCAACACCGCCAAGCTCCTGAACCGGCCCGCGTCCGTGGCCGTGGACAGCCGCGGCGGCACCGCCTCCATCGCCCACTGGCTGAACAACTACTTCCGCCTGACCGGCGACAACACCATCGACAAGAACGATCCGCTGATCGTCAATATGCGTGCCCGCGTGGACGATCTCTACGCCAAGGGCCGCAACACGGTCATGGGCGACGAGGAACTGGAAGTTATGGTCCGCCGCTGCGACCAGAACCGGTACGAAAAACTGCTGTTCCACAAGAGCAAGTAA
- a CDS encoding glycoside hydrolase family 2 TIM barrel-domain containing protein translates to MRKNIRLSEGWRFHLGDTADAYYMGFDDRGWRQVTVPHDWAVEHPFDPCWASGTGYLPGGIGWYRGHFTLDAEDAARRVRITFEGVYKRARVWINSNYLGQHAYGYTSFSFDVSEFVRPGENVIAVRVDHSEVADSRWYTGSGVDRPVTLTVTDPVCFREHGIFAVTEADDGEEAVIGIRYETEGADKVRFGLRTPEGIAAEGEAEGENGCLRLRVNTPRRWSPEDPYLYTLCGETEKNGVVTDRGEIPFGIRTAVFDADHGFFLNGENMKLRGVCVHHDAGCLGAAVPESVWRIRLEKLKAMGCNALRTAHNPPDPALLDLCDRLGFLVMDEAFDEWEGIKNKWWQGHNVYPPKHFGYAEDFPQWHEEDLRSMVERDRNHPCVILWSIGNEIDYPNDPYVTPLFKEVLGNNDANKPLAERLYDDRKPDAGRLAKVAAELTAQVHALDDSRPVTSALSFPELSNRTGYADALDIAGYNYREQFYEEDHKTYPGRVILGSENSHDPSAWRAVTEHEYMAGQFLWTGVDFLGECPGWPKRISQAGALDLRGKEKPLYAQHLALWTKEPMIRIAVGPGEEEHDSGAWGECFRWQGLPGVKKRVSCYTNGKTAELFLNGKSLGKKELTEEDGGRAVWQVPYENGVLEARTEGAEDKLSSPGKACTLQWIRHESRPGEDVIQLEAVLLDKDGQPAQDEVIRVQVLGDVKILGMENGLPDDLTPYTERFRTTGEGTVTVYLRKGKGEGKALVYARTDGGLEAEYRM, encoded by the coding sequence ATGAGAAAGAACATCCGCCTCAGTGAAGGCTGGCGATTCCATCTGGGAGATACCGCAGATGCGTATTATATGGGCTTTGACGACCGGGGATGGCGGCAGGTGACCGTGCCCCATGACTGGGCCGTGGAGCATCCTTTTGATCCCTGCTGGGCCAGCGGCACCGGCTATCTGCCGGGCGGCATCGGCTGGTACCGGGGACATTTCACCCTGGACGCGGAGGACGCTGCCCGCCGGGTACGGATCACCTTTGAAGGCGTATACAAGCGTGCCCGGGTTTGGATCAACAGCAACTACCTGGGCCAGCATGCCTACGGCTATACCAGCTTCTCTTTTGACGTCAGCGAGTTTGTCCGTCCCGGGGAGAATGTGATTGCCGTCCGGGTGGACCACTCGGAAGTGGCTGATTCCCGCTGGTACACCGGTTCCGGCGTGGACCGTCCCGTGACGCTGACGGTGACGGATCCGGTCTGCTTCCGGGAGCACGGCATCTTTGCCGTGACGGAAGCGGACGACGGGGAAGAGGCGGTCATCGGCATCCGGTATGAAACGGAAGGCGCGGACAAGGTGCGCTTTGGCCTGCGGACGCCGGAAGGCATCGCCGCGGAAGGTGAAGCGGAAGGGGAGAACGGCTGCCTGCGGCTGCGGGTGAATACTCCCCGGCGCTGGAGCCCGGAAGATCCGTACCTTTATACCCTGTGCGGCGAAACGGAAAAGAACGGTGTCGTGACAGACCGGGGGGAAATCCCCTTCGGCATCCGCACGGCTGTGTTTGACGCGGACCATGGGTTCTTCCTGAACGGGGAGAACATGAAGCTCCGGGGCGTGTGCGTCCATCATGACGCGGGCTGCCTGGGGGCGGCGGTGCCGGAAAGCGTATGGCGGATCCGCCTGGAAAAACTGAAGGCCATGGGCTGCAATGCCCTGCGCACCGCGCATAACCCGCCGGATCCGGCGCTGCTGGACCTGTGCGACCGGCTGGGCTTCCTGGTGATGGATGAAGCCTTTGACGAGTGGGAAGGCATCAAGAACAAGTGGTGGCAGGGACACAACGTCTATCCGCCCAAGCACTTCGGCTATGCGGAGGATTTTCCCCAGTGGCATGAGGAGGACCTGCGCTCCATGGTGGAGCGGGACCGGAACCACCCTTGCGTGATTCTCTGGAGTATCGGCAACGAAATCGATTATCCCAATGACCCGTATGTGACGCCCCTCTTTAAGGAAGTACTGGGCAACAACGACGCCAACAAGCCCCTGGCGGAGCGCCTCTATGACGACCGGAAACCGGACGCCGGGCGCCTGGCAAAGGTGGCGGCGGAGCTGACGGCGCAGGTGCATGCCCTGGATGACAGTAGGCCGGTGACCAGCGCCCTGAGCTTCCCGGAACTGAGCAACCGCACAGGCTACGCGGACGCCCTGGACATTGCGGGATATAACTACCGGGAGCAGTTCTATGAGGAGGATCACAAGACTTATCCCGGCCGGGTGATCCTGGGCAGTGAAAACAGCCATGATCCGTCCGCCTGGCGGGCCGTGACGGAGCATGAATATATGGCAGGCCAGTTCCTCTGGACCGGCGTGGACTTCCTGGGAGAATGCCCCGGCTGGCCGAAGCGCATCAGCCAGGCCGGCGCCCTGGATCTGCGGGGAAAGGAAAAGCCCCTTTACGCGCAGCACCTGGCGCTGTGGACAAAGGAGCCGATGATCCGCATCGCTGTGGGCCCCGGGGAAGAAGAACATGATTCCGGCGCCTGGGGCGAATGCTTCCGCTGGCAGGGACTGCCCGGAGTGAAAAAACGGGTCTCCTGTTACACCAACGGCAAAACCGCGGAGCTTTTCCTGAACGGGAAGAGCCTGGGCAAAAAAGAATTGACGGAGGAAGACGGCGGCCGGGCAGTATGGCAGGTGCCCTATGAGAACGGCGTCCTGGAAGCCCGGACAGAAGGCGCGGAGGACAAGCTGTCCAGCCCCGGAAAGGCCTGCACCCTGCAGTGGATCCGGCATGAGAGCCGGCCCGGGGAAGACGTGATCCAGCTGGAAGCTGTGCTGCTGGACAAAGACGGTCAGCCCGCGCAGGACGAGGTGATCCGAGTTCAGGTGCTGGGAGACGTGAAGATCCTGGGCATGGAGAACGGCCTCCCGGACGACCTGACGCCCTATACCGAGCGCTTCCGCACCACCGGGGAAGGTACCGTGACGGTTTACCTGCGGAAGGGAAAGGGCGAAGGAAAAGCCCTGGTATACGCCAGAACGGACGGAGGACTGGAAGCAGAATACAGGATGTAA